The Streptococcus parasanguinis genomic sequence CCTCCTTCTTCTACTACATAATATTAAAACTCACATTATTAAATAAGATAATATAGTTCCAACAATGTAGATATTTCCTTACTAAGTAAAGACAAAATAAGATATAAAAATACGATTTGCTAGCTTAATTTTCATCTGCGAATAATATTAGCTGGACCCGGATCAATTTCTGTAGCCATTTTATGAATTTGAGGTTTCCCTACAATCCCTAGCAGAATTAATCCAATAACTAGCACTGTAGCAATTTTCCTAAACAGACTTCTCATATATCTCTCCTTTAATTTTCTTGCATTTATTTTAGCACTCCAGCATCATGTTGTCAATATATTTTATAAACTTTTTTTATTTTTTTTTTATATAACTCATTTTTGTATCTGTGAAATATTAAAAAAACGATGCTCAATTGAACATCGTCTTCATTATTCTGCCATATTTGCAATGTAATGTTCGACTTTCAAAGCCATTGACATATTTTCATCCAATTTATAAAGAAAATGTGCTGTCTCAAAATATTCTTTTATCGAAATCTTAGAAGAAAAGTCCTTACTTACATTTCCCATCAATAAATACAAATCAGCTAAAAGATAAGTTGTTCTGTAAGCCTGACACTGCTTTATAGTAGTTGTGATTTTAGTAATAGCTTCTTCAATATTATTCTGCAGCCATAGATATCTACAAACGTTATAGTTGAACTTAATAAATAGTTCTAACTCTTCAAGTGTATTTAAATTGAGTTGATTTACTTGATACTCTAATGTTTCTCGAATCTCATCAAATCGCGTTAAATCTCCAATATCGTAATAAAAATTGAATAGAGTATTTGAAACTTGGAGATAGTTCATATCAGAAATACTTAACTGTGACAGCACCTTCTCCAATCTTTCAACTGCCTCCTCTTGTTGCCCATAGAAATAAAAATCTATCAGAGATTTTATCCACTCCATATAAAATTTATCTGCTAGAGATAAACGATGAGACTTTACATTTTCTAATTCATATATATATTTCAAAGACTCATAATTTCTATTTATGATAAATGTATGTGCTAATTTCTTAAACTCTGCTAACTCATCAACCTCCTCAACAATCTGCTCATCAAAAAAATAATCCATACTAACTTTTAATTTCTTAGCAAGTGCATGCAAAAAATCCGCCCCAGGAGTGAACTCTCCACTCTCTAATCGACTAATTTGCCCCTGTTTACAAATGCCTTCGGCCAATTCTCGCTGGGACAATTTTAATTCTTTTCGTCTATTTTTTAATCTGGTTGCTAATAATGTACCCACGTTTGGATATTCCTTTTCTAATTGGTTTTGACTTCAATTTTAATTGTAACATGATTAAATTAAAAATTCAAATATATGTCCATAAAGATACAAATTTTATATAAAAGGTGTCAAATGTTTTTTGATCTACCTCGTCTTCTTTTGAAAATAATCTACTCAAATAATTTCTAGATTGTCAAATTAAGTTAAACTTTTCATGTAACTCAGAAAAACATATATAGGGTTTGAGAGTTCAAGTAATTCCTAAAAGTCTTTGAAATTAAAAACGCATAATATCAGGTATTCAAAAAACTGATATTATGCATTTTATTTTAGTCTAAATTAGGGAAATTATTTCCAGATAAAGTTTTTGGCAAGCCTCTTATCTGTTTAAGGTACATTTCCCCATCGAAATGAGCGAGCTACTCTTATTAAACGATCAAAAGAGTTAGGTTTACCTAATTATGGTTTTCAAATATTCCGCCATACTCATGCGTCTTTAATGCTCAACGCTGGAGCAAATTGGAAAGAACTGCAAGAACGTATGGGACACAGATCTATTTCAACCACAATGGATATCTATGCGAAATTAGATCCTAACCGAAAGAATGAAGCAGTCGATATTTTAATAGAACGACTTGCACAAATTAAAAAAACTAATTAGAGACTATTATATTTAGCTATAATAAATCACTTTACAATTAATGTAAATTTTATAATGTTACTATAAAATTTTAGGTATACAAAGATCTATAGATACTTTATTGGTAAGATTAATTTTATAACATTACTACAGTTAAAAAAATCCTACATTATAGTTTCAATTGTAAAAAAACTCATTATTGATATAGGAATGTTCTCAGAGATTTTTCAACTACTTTTGTACAATGTAAGTCAAATACAAAATTACCTACTTAATAATAGTTTAGAATTTTTTCAAAAAAGGCCTTAATGGTTGAATTATATAATTTTTAACAGTATAATCAAGGTAGTAGCTTTATCAGGAGGTTCTATGCTACAATATAGCGGGTGGCACGGCACCACCAATAAAAGGAAAAATAAGATCCTATCTGCTGGTTTTTCTTATAAAAAATATGAACCTGGAATTAATAAACAGAGACATCCGAACGACTTGGGTAATGGTGTTTACTTTTTTCTGCCTTTTAATAACGATACTGGTAAAACTATTGCTTCTGCTTATGTAGCAAAGTATAAATCATTTGAACTAAGCAAACCTGGGGTTACGCCCGAATTAGTTAACGCCGAAATCACTATAAAATCTATAGACAATATTTTTATTTTAGATGACCCAACAAACCAAAGTCTATTAGATGAATATCGACAAAAGGCATATATTGAAATTGAACGTGAGATTGCAAGTATTTCAGATAGCGGAGCCAAAAATAGAGCTACTCTTCTTAACCAAAATCAAGGGT encodes the following:
- a CDS encoding helix-turn-helix domain-containing protein, producing MGTLLATRLKNRRKELKLSQRELAEGICKQGQISRLESGEFTPGADFLHALAKKLKVSMDYFFDEQIVEEVDELAEFKKLAHTFIINRNYESLKYIYELENVKSHRLSLADKFYMEWIKSLIDFYFYGQQEEAVERLEKVLSQLSISDMNYLQVSNTLFNFYYDIGDLTRFDEIRETLEYQVNQLNLNTLEELELFIKFNYNVCRYLWLQNNIEEAITKITTTIKQCQAYRTTYLLADLYLLMGNVSKDFSSKISIKEYFETAHFLYKLDENMSMALKVEHYIANMAE